In Oligoflexia bacterium, a single genomic region encodes these proteins:
- the efp gene encoding elongation factor P yields the protein MIGSKQLKVGMIIKHEGELWRVMSTMHTQPGKGGAYIQTKLRNVLKGTQTEYRFRSGEPVERVVLDQRDAQFLYAEGETYHFMDNTSYEQIQMQKDNLENALPYLKDGGSVMIELYEGSPIGIEMPKSVRLKIIETEPYIKTATATNSLKGAKLETGYSVKVPGFIEEGEEIEIDTSTGEYLSRAK from the coding sequence ATGATTGGATCAAAACAGCTTAAAGTGGGCATGATTATCAAGCATGAAGGTGAGTTATGGCGTGTTATGAGTACCATGCACACTCAGCCTGGTAAAGGTGGCGCTTATATTCAAACAAAACTGCGAAATGTTTTAAAAGGTACACAAACAGAGTATCGTTTTAGATCTGGAGAACCTGTTGAAAGAGTAGTACTGGATCAAAGAGACGCACAGTTTTTGTATGCAGAAGGCGAAACCTACCATTTCATGGACAATACTTCTTATGAGCAAATTCAAATGCAAAAAGACAATCTTGAGAATGCCTTGCCTTATTTAAAAGATGGTGGGAGTGTTATGATTGAATTGTATGAAGGTAGCCCTATTGGTATTGAAATGCCAAAAAGTGTTCGCTTAAAAATCATTGAGACAGAACCCTACATTAAAACCGCAACTGCCACTAACTCTCTCAAAGGCGCTAAACTTGAAACAGGGTATTCTGTTAAAGTCCCAGGTTTTATTGAGGAAGGCGAAGAAATAGAAATTGACACTAGCACCGGTGAGTACTTAAGCCGAGCAAAATAA
- the rpoD gene encoding RNA polymerase sigma factor RpoD, with protein MSQGGSMRDDENKDVNVVKNLIETGKEKGYLTYEEVNDVLPKDVVVNDQLDDIMVMFGEMDISIVDSEQEGMALKAGSKDDSEGEDTTDDSDSKSNDPVRVYLKRMGSVALLTREGEVEIAKRIEEGEDDVLQILIRSILGVKEILNIGEKLKKGTIRIKDLIRGIEEDDETFDEEGTTKAVLKLIDRIKRIDKDNEKQLKDKKTAGRSNLKKRQITEKVEKNYIKMFETLKEINLNRKWINRIVSRLKTMILKIDQSEKVFTSAEKRSGKTTKELKALFKESKKGSAEAKKVEKKLKKISLEVLVDLVKAIRVAEKRVLSVEEDAGMTAKQLKDTYNRIRKGERLADIAKAELIEANLRLVVSIAKKYTNRGLQFLDLIQEGNIGLMKAVDKFEYRRGYKFSTYATWWIRQAITRAIADQARTIRIPVHMIETINKLVRTSRFLVQELGREPSPDEIAERMELPVDKVRKVLKIAKEPISLETPIGEEEDSSLGDFIEDKNAINPSDAVVGMSLSEQTRKILATLTPREEKVLRMRFGIGEKSDHTLEEVGQDFDVTRERIRQIEAKALRKLRHPSRAKKLKTFIDN; from the coding sequence ATGAGTCAAGGAGGCAGTATGAGAGACGACGAAAATAAAGATGTTAATGTAGTCAAAAACCTCATAGAGACAGGTAAAGAAAAAGGGTATTTAACCTATGAAGAGGTTAATGATGTATTGCCTAAAGATGTCGTGGTTAATGACCAGCTTGATGATATCATGGTTATGTTTGGAGAGATGGACATAAGTATTGTTGATTCTGAACAAGAAGGTATGGCACTGAAAGCTGGCTCAAAAGATGACTCTGAAGGTGAAGATACCACGGATGATAGTGATTCAAAATCTAATGACCCAGTTAGAGTTTATCTAAAACGCATGGGTTCTGTTGCTTTGCTTACTCGAGAAGGCGAAGTCGAAATTGCTAAACGAATAGAAGAAGGTGAAGACGATGTGCTTCAAATCCTTATTCGTTCTATTTTAGGTGTAAAAGAAATTTTAAATATAGGTGAAAAGCTTAAAAAAGGAACCATAAGAATTAAAGATCTTATTCGTGGTATAGAAGAAGATGATGAAACATTTGATGAAGAAGGTACCACCAAAGCAGTTCTTAAGCTGATTGATAGAATTAAGCGTATTGACAAAGATAACGAAAAGCAGTTGAAAGACAAAAAAACTGCAGGTCGGTCAAATTTAAAAAAACGTCAAATCACTGAAAAAGTAGAAAAAAATTATATTAAGATGTTTGAGACGCTTAAGGAAATTAACCTTAATCGCAAATGGATTAATAGGATTGTATCTCGTTTAAAAACAATGATTTTAAAGATTGATCAATCTGAAAAAGTTTTTACATCTGCTGAAAAAAGATCGGGTAAAACAACAAAAGAATTAAAAGCTTTATTCAAAGAGTCTAAAAAAGGCAGTGCCGAAGCTAAAAAAGTAGAAAAAAAGTTAAAAAAGATTTCTTTAGAAGTTTTAGTAGATCTAGTGAAAGCAATCAGAGTTGCAGAAAAAAGAGTTTTAAGTGTTGAAGAAGATGCTGGCATGACAGCTAAGCAGCTTAAAGATACTTACAATAGAATTCGTAAAGGTGAGCGTTTAGCAGATATAGCAAAGGCAGAGCTGATTGAAGCTAATTTACGCTTGGTGGTTTCTATTGCAAAAAAATATACCAATAGAGGTTTACAGTTCTTGGACTTGATTCAAGAAGGTAATATAGGTTTGATGAAAGCTGTTGATAAATTTGAGTACAGAAGAGGTTATAAGTTTTCAACTTATGCTACTTGGTGGATCCGTCAGGCCATTACTCGCGCAATTGCAGATCAGGCGAGAACAATTCGTATTCCTGTACATATGATTGAAACCATCAATAAATTGGTCAGAACTTCAAGATTTTTGGTTCAAGAACTGGGCAGAGAGCCCTCTCCAGATGAAATTGCGGAAAGAATGGAGCTGCCAGTTGATAAAGTGCGTAAAGTTCTAAAAATTGCAAAAGAGCCAATTTCTTTGGAAACGCCTATAGGTGAAGAAGAAGATTCAAGCTTGGGTGATTTTATTGAAGATAAAAATGCAATTAATCCATCTGATGCTGTTGTTGGAATGAGTTTGTCAGAGCAAACCCGTAAAATTCTTGCAACCTTAACACCCCGTGAGGAAAAAGTTTTACGCATGCGATTTGGTATTGGTGAAAAGTCAGACCATACCCTTGAAGAGGTTGGCCAAGATTTTGATGTGACACGTGAACGTATACGTCAAATTGAAGCCAAAGCTTTACGTAAGCTTAGACATCCTAGCCGTGCTAAGAAGCTTAAAACATTCATAGACAATTAG
- a CDS encoding C4-type zinc ribbon domain-containing protein, whose amino-acid sequence MMHFEELLKLQTLDIELDKIKSEREGYPNQLESVKNNYDQILSQYKSLNSRVETLTAEKISLEEKLGLEVTRLNKSKIRLNEIKNNFEYQALRREIDSTEKSNFTLEQTIASHSEELQKLEESLKQKKIELEQVETEFDDVKSLVDEKSDYYAQEISKRQNEVNQYHDHIEKALLSKYKFIRTRLNKAVVCVDEGVCKGCYMSLPPQMVNEMQTKKDLYNCPNCHRILYLEDYIER is encoded by the coding sequence ATGATGCATTTTGAAGAGTTGTTAAAATTACAAACGCTGGATATAGAGTTGGATAAAATTAAGTCTGAGAGAGAAGGTTATCCTAATCAACTAGAGTCGGTAAAAAACAATTATGATCAAATTTTAAGTCAATATAAAAGCCTTAATAGTCGTGTAGAAACCTTAACAGCCGAAAAAATAAGTTTAGAAGAAAAACTTGGTTTAGAAGTGACCCGCTTGAATAAAAGTAAAATAAGATTAAATGAAATTAAAAATAATTTTGAATATCAAGCTTTACGTAGAGAAATTGATTCCACTGAAAAAAGCAATTTTACTTTGGAGCAAACCATTGCTTCTCATAGTGAAGAGTTGCAAAAGTTGGAAGAGTCTTTAAAACAAAAAAAAATAGAGTTAGAACAAGTTGAAACAGAGTTTGATGATGTTAAAAGTTTGGTTGATGAAAAGAGTGACTATTACGCGCAAGAGATTTCCAAACGCCAAAATGAAGTCAACCAATACCATGATCACATAGAGAAAGCTTTATTGAGCAAGTATAAATTTATTCGTACACGCTTAAATAAAGCAGTTGTCTGTGTAGATGAGGGTGTTTGTAAAGGTTGTTACATGAGTTTACCCCCCCAAATGGTGAATGAAATGCAAACTAAAAAAGATTTGTACAACTGCCCCAATTGTCACAGAATTTTATATCTAGAAGACTACATTGAACGATAA
- a CDS encoding ribonuclease HI family protein, whose amino-acid sequence MNDKKKSSPICIAYIDGASRGNPGEASVGVSLCAKDGQELATVAKYIGQATNNVAEYTSLLEALDLAKAQMCKNVKIYADSQLMVRQIQGIYKVKNPELKKLWQQAMDKIQLFDSFEIEHVRREYNKRADELANIALDSKF is encoded by the coding sequence TTGAACGATAAAAAAAAATCTTCACCAATATGCATAGCTTACATTGATGGAGCTTCAAGAGGCAATCCGGGAGAAGCATCAGTAGGAGTTAGTTTATGCGCTAAAGATGGACAAGAGCTTGCTACGGTTGCAAAATATATTGGACAGGCTACCAATAACGTTGCTGAGTATACATCGCTTCTTGAAGCGCTTGATTTGGCCAAAGCTCAAATGTGTAAAAATGTAAAAATTTATGCAGATTCACAGCTTATGGTCCGGCAAATTCAAGGTATCTATAAAGTTAAAAATCCAGAATTAAAAAAATTATGGCAACAGGCTATGGATAAAATTCAATTATTTGATTCGTTTGAGATTGAACATGTTAGACGCGAGTACAATAAACGTGCGGATGAACTGGCAAATATTGCCTTGGATAGTAAATTCTAG